A section of the Malania oleifera isolate guangnan ecotype guangnan chromosome 2, ASM2987363v1, whole genome shotgun sequence genome encodes:
- the LOC131148431 gene encoding uncharacterized protein LOC131148431, protein MVVHKEEEAIVQTYSEAQQNRHLDSLNQNLEEVLPTRVRLDTRTNILKELKKTWISWTIERHLEFSKLYGHIGFLLHVGVNFDVITVLVEFWNPYYHCFTLEGVDMAPTMEEYVSLLHLPKTYESYKPNTATSFRKELCKVLGFKAQRVNAHVGKEDKTISWENLTTMVNRDEVEKSHMSMLALAIYGLVIFPKEMGVIDHGTVSFLAQIQGGVNPVPSILAETFRSLHHCRIKGKGRLKCCAPLLYVWFMSYVPCKESYFHPIYSSLRIPLTDFKKASREEYPSKEEWADRMRNWETKGFSWLAPWMGNSDMVYRCGDFPWVPLLGPWGGIAYAPLMFKRQVGSCQFIPMTHGLSKSEITYEQEEDHKRMRKFVAAWKIVHVIGLGKRLTEVRGNYYKWVADRMGLQVVGISNPLQAPMNQMEERIREVEVITKKAKDRERQIIRKYQKNVKRRRDKCIQVEEEIFALRKRLQVETQINKACTRG, encoded by the coding sequence ATGGTGGTACACAAAGAAGAAGAGGCCATTGTTCAAACATACTCTGAGGCCCAACAGAATCGTCATTTGGACAGTTTGAACCAAAACCTAGAGGAGGTGTTGCCAACCCGGGTTAGGTTGGATACTAGGACCAATATTCTGAAGGAATTAAAGAAGACCTGGATCAGTTGGACTATTGAAAGACActtggaattttcaaagttatatgGCCATATCGGTTTCTTGCTACATGTGGGGGTTAATTTTGATGTGATAACTGTGTTGGTAGAATTCTGGAACCCTTATTATCATTGCTTCACTCTTGAAGGGGTAGACATGGCACCAACGATGGAGGAATATGTGTCGTTGTTACACTTGCCAAAGACCTACGAGTCCTACAAGCCTAATACAGCGACGTCTTTCAGAAAGGAATTATGCAAAGTACTTGGGTTCAAGGCTCAAAGGGTAAATGCGCATGTAGGGAAAGAAGATAAAACCATCTCATGGGAAAATCTAACAACAATGGTAAACCGGGACGAAGTAGAGAAAAGTCACATGAGCATGCTAGCTCTTGCTATTTATGGGCTGGTAATCTTCCCAAAGGAAATGGGGGTCATTGATCATGGAACTGTCTCCTTTTTGGCCCAGATCCAAGGAGGCGTCAATCCAGTTCCAAGTATTTTGGCAGAAACATTCCGGTCCCTACATCATTGCCGAATTAAGGGGAAGGGTCGATTAAAATGTTGTGCCCCCCTACTTTATGTCTGGTTTATGAGTTATGTACCTTGCAAAGAGAGTTACTTTCACCCTATATATTCTAGCCTCCGAATCCCTTTGACTGATTTTAAGAAAGCTTCACGGGAGGAATACCCAAGCAAGGAAGAATGGGCTGACAGAATGCGTAATTGGGAAACCAAGGGATTTTCATGGTTAGCCCCATGGATGGGGAACTCAGATATGGTGTACAGATGCGGGGATTTCCCATGGGTCCCATTGCTAGGCCCATGGGGAGGAATAGCTTACGCTCCCCtcatgttcaaaagacaagtTGGGTCTTGCCAGTTTATACCTATGACTCACGGACTGAGCAAATCGGAGATCACCTACGAACAAGAAGAGGACCACAAAAGGATGAGAAAGTTTGTAGCTGCATGGAAAATTGTACATGTTATTGGCTTGGGCAAGCGTTTGACAGAAGTTCGGGGGAATTATTACAAGTGGGTTGCTGATCGGATGGGTCTACAAGTTGTAGGAATCTCAAATCCACTACAGGCTCCAATGAATCAAATGGAAGAAAGGATAAGGGAGGTCGAAGTCATTACTAAAAAGGCAAAAGATAGAGAGCGCCAAATAATCCGTAAGTATCAGAAAAATGTGAAGCGAAGAAGGGACAAATGCATACAAGTTGAAGAAGAAATATTTGCCCTAAGAAAGAGGCTTCAAGTAGAAACTCAGATCAACAAAGCCTGTACACGGGGATGA